A window of the Parambassis ranga chromosome 17, fParRan2.1, whole genome shotgun sequence genome harbors these coding sequences:
- the urod gene encoding uroporphyrinogen decarboxylase, whose translation MSKNDLILPTDFPQLKNDTFLRAARGEETEHVPVWCMRQAGRYLPEFRESRAGKDFFETCRSPEACCELTLQPLRRFPFDAAIIFSDILVVPQAMGMDVQMVAGKGPTFPEPLKEPEDLQRLRVKVDTEKELGYVFKAITLTRHKIEGKVPLIGFTGAPWTLMSYMIEGGGSNTHSKAKRWLYRHPEASHMLLRMLTDVIVEYLLGQVAAGAQALQVFESHAGILGPVEFKEFSLPYLRDIARRVKDKLKEAGQDVPMIVFAKDAHYGLEDLSQSHYEVVGLDWTIEPQSARERTGGKVSLQGNMDPCALYAPKERISDIVRKMLEGFGTRGYIANLGHGLYPDMDPENVGAFVTAVHQHSKQIIKQI comes from the exons ATGAGCAAGAACGATTTAATCCT GCCCACAGATTTTCCTCAGCTAAAGAATGATACATTCCTGCGAGCGGCACGAGGAGAGGAAACGGAACATGTCCCGGTCTGGTGTATGAGACAAGCTGGAAGATACCTTCCAG AATTCCGTGAGTCCAGAGCAGGGAAGGACTTCTTTGAGACATGTCGGTCACCTGAGGCCTGCTGTGAGCTCACTCTGCAG CCTCTGAGACGTTTTCCTTTTGATGCCGCCATCATCTTCTCTGACATCCTGGTCGTCCCACAG gcCATGGGTATGGATGTCCAGATGGTGGCAGGAAAAGGTCCTACATTCCCAGAGCCCCTGAAGGAGCCAGAGGATCTGCAGCGCCTGCGAGTCAAAGTGGACACAGAGAAGGAGCTGGGTTATGTCTTCAAAGCTATAACACTGACCAGGCACAAGATAGAGGGCAAAGTTCCTCTCATAGGCTTCACTGGAGCTCCG TGGACACTCATGTCCTACATGATAGAAGGCGGAGGCTCCAACACGCACTCGAAGGCGAAGCGCTGGTTGTACCGACACCCTGAGGCCAGCCACATGCTGCTGAGGATGCTGACCGATGTGATCGTGGAGTATCTTCTGGGACAGGTGGCAGCTGGCGCTCAG GCTCTGCAGGTGTTCGAGTCCCACGCCGGCATTCTGGGCCCTGTGGAGTTTAAAGAGTTCTCCCTGCCGTACCTCAGAGACATCGCACGCCGCGTCAAAGACAAACTCAAGGAGGCAGGACAGGATGTTCCCATg ATCGTGTTCGCAAAGGATGCTCATTACGGTCTTGAAGATCTGTCTCAATCTCATTATGAGGTGGTCGGGCTTGACTGGACCATCGAGCCACAATCAGCAAg ggAGCGCACAGGAGGGAAGGTCAGCCTGCAGGGAAATATGGACCCTTGTGCTCTTTACGCTCCAAAG gaGCGCATCTCGGACATCGTGAGGAAGATGCTGGAGGGTTTCGGCACAAGGGGGTACATTGCCAACTTGGGCCACGGCCTCTACCCCGACATGGACCCAGAGAACGTAGGTGCCTTCGTCACAGCTGTGCACCAGCACTCTAAACAGATAATCAAGCAAATATaa
- the lyn gene encoding tyrosine-protein kinase Lyn isoform X2 → MGCMKSTLSEGLSGGVEGKLSRQTNNSLLPGQVFQKMEEQGGVGKIVISLYQYQAVHPDDLGFKKGEKMKILEEHGEWWKAKSLTTNKEGFIPSNYVAQADTMETEEWFFKDITRKDAERQLLAPANKPGSYLIRESETSKGSYSLSIRDVGAQGTDSIKHYKIRQLDNGGYYISPKISFSDISSMIKHYHHKADGLCRKLDRPCFKPKAQKPWDKDAWEISKDSIKMVTKLGAGQFGEVWMAYYNNSTKVAVKTLKPGTMTVEAFMEEANVMKTLQHDRLVRLYAVVTKIQPIYIITEFMANGSLLDFLKSDTGCRLQLPKLIDFSAQIAEGMAYIEKKNYIHRDLRAANVLVSESLLCKIADFGLARVIEDDEYSAREGAKFPIKWTAPEAINYGTFTIKSDMWSFGVLLYEIITYGKIPYPGMTKGEVMSSIQRGYRMPQPDNCPAELYNIMLSCWKNRPEDRPTFDYLQSVLEDFYTATEGQYQQQT, encoded by the exons AATAACTCCCTATTACCTGGTCAAGTGTTCCAAAAGATGGAAG AACAAGGGGGTGTTGGTAAAATAGTGATCAGCCTTTACCAATATCAAGCTGTGCACCCTGATGACTTGGGATTCAAGAAGGGAGAAAAGATGAAAATCTTAGAAGA ACATGGTGAATGGTGGAAAGCCAAATCTCTGACAACGAACAAAGAAGGATTCATCCCTTCCAACTATGTTGCCCAAGCTGACACCATGGAAACTGAGGA GTGGTTCTTCAAGGATATAACAAGGAAGGATGCAGAGAGACAGCTGCTGGCACCGGCAAACAAACCGGGTTCTTATCTTATCAGAGAGAGTGAAACGTCTAAAG GGAGTTACTCACTGTCCATCAGAGACGTGGGCGCCCAGGGGACAGATTCAATCAAACACTATAAGATCAGACAGCTTGATAATGGCGGCTACTACATCTCTCCAAAAATCTCTTTTTCTGACATAAGCAGCATGATCAAACACTATCACC ACAAAGCTGATGGTCTGTGTCGTAAGCTGGATCGTCCATGTTTTAAACCCAAAGCTCAGAAGCCTTGGGATAAAGATGCCTGGGAGATTTCCAAAGATTCTATAAAAATGGTGACAAAACTAGGAGCAGGGCAGTTTGGAGAAGTCTGGATGG CATACTACAACAACTCAACCAAAGTAGCAGTGAAGACGCTGAAGCCAGGCACCATGACGGTTGAAGCCTTCATGGAAGAAGCAAACGTTATGAAGACGCTGCAGCACGACAGGCTGGTGCGGCTCTACGCTGTCGTCACCAAGATACAGCCCATCTACATCATCACTGAATTCATGGCAAACG GTAGCCTACTAGACTTCTTAAAGAGTGACACAGGATGCAGACTGCAGCTACCAAAGCTGATCGATTTCTCAGCACAG ATTGCAGAGGGCATGGCTTACATAGAGAAGAAAAATTATATTCACAGAGACCTGAGGGCGGCTAATGTCCTGGTGTCCGAGAGTCTGCTCTGCAAAATAGCTGATTTCGGTTTGGCGAGAGTCATAGAGGATGACGAGTACTCAGCCAGAGAAG GAGCCAAATTCCCCATCAAGTGGACTGCTCCAGAAGCCATAAACTATGGCACCTTCACCATAAAGTCAGACATGTGGTCCTTTGGAGTCCTGCTCTATGAGATTATCACCTATGGAAAAATACCATACCCAG GTATGACCAAAGGAGAGGTGATGTCCTCGATACAGCGTGGCTACAGAATGCCTCAGCCTGACAACTGTCCCGCTGAGCTCTACAACATCATGCTGTCCTGCTGGAAAAACAGACCAGAAGACAGGCCCACCTTTGACTATTTGCAGAGCGTCTTGGAAGACTTTTACACCGCCACAGAGGGGCAGTACCAGCAACAAACATAG
- the lyn gene encoding tyrosine-protein kinase Lyn isoform X1, with translation MGCMKSTLSEGLSGGVEGKLSRQTVRTDQSCYVRDPTFNTKNNINNSLLPGQVFQKMEEQGGVGKIVISLYQYQAVHPDDLGFKKGEKMKILEEHGEWWKAKSLTTNKEGFIPSNYVAQADTMETEEWFFKDITRKDAERQLLAPANKPGSYLIRESETSKGSYSLSIRDVGAQGTDSIKHYKIRQLDNGGYYISPKISFSDISSMIKHYHHKADGLCRKLDRPCFKPKAQKPWDKDAWEISKDSIKMVTKLGAGQFGEVWMAYYNNSTKVAVKTLKPGTMTVEAFMEEANVMKTLQHDRLVRLYAVVTKIQPIYIITEFMANGSLLDFLKSDTGCRLQLPKLIDFSAQIAEGMAYIEKKNYIHRDLRAANVLVSESLLCKIADFGLARVIEDDEYSAREGAKFPIKWTAPEAINYGTFTIKSDMWSFGVLLYEIITYGKIPYPGMTKGEVMSSIQRGYRMPQPDNCPAELYNIMLSCWKNRPEDRPTFDYLQSVLEDFYTATEGQYQQQT, from the exons TA AATAACTCCCTATTACCTGGTCAAGTGTTCCAAAAGATGGAAG AACAAGGGGGTGTTGGTAAAATAGTGATCAGCCTTTACCAATATCAAGCTGTGCACCCTGATGACTTGGGATTCAAGAAGGGAGAAAAGATGAAAATCTTAGAAGA ACATGGTGAATGGTGGAAAGCCAAATCTCTGACAACGAACAAAGAAGGATTCATCCCTTCCAACTATGTTGCCCAAGCTGACACCATGGAAACTGAGGA GTGGTTCTTCAAGGATATAACAAGGAAGGATGCAGAGAGACAGCTGCTGGCACCGGCAAACAAACCGGGTTCTTATCTTATCAGAGAGAGTGAAACGTCTAAAG GGAGTTACTCACTGTCCATCAGAGACGTGGGCGCCCAGGGGACAGATTCAATCAAACACTATAAGATCAGACAGCTTGATAATGGCGGCTACTACATCTCTCCAAAAATCTCTTTTTCTGACATAAGCAGCATGATCAAACACTATCACC ACAAAGCTGATGGTCTGTGTCGTAAGCTGGATCGTCCATGTTTTAAACCCAAAGCTCAGAAGCCTTGGGATAAAGATGCCTGGGAGATTTCCAAAGATTCTATAAAAATGGTGACAAAACTAGGAGCAGGGCAGTTTGGAGAAGTCTGGATGG CATACTACAACAACTCAACCAAAGTAGCAGTGAAGACGCTGAAGCCAGGCACCATGACGGTTGAAGCCTTCATGGAAGAAGCAAACGTTATGAAGACGCTGCAGCACGACAGGCTGGTGCGGCTCTACGCTGTCGTCACCAAGATACAGCCCATCTACATCATCACTGAATTCATGGCAAACG GTAGCCTACTAGACTTCTTAAAGAGTGACACAGGATGCAGACTGCAGCTACCAAAGCTGATCGATTTCTCAGCACAG ATTGCAGAGGGCATGGCTTACATAGAGAAGAAAAATTATATTCACAGAGACCTGAGGGCGGCTAATGTCCTGGTGTCCGAGAGTCTGCTCTGCAAAATAGCTGATTTCGGTTTGGCGAGAGTCATAGAGGATGACGAGTACTCAGCCAGAGAAG GAGCCAAATTCCCCATCAAGTGGACTGCTCCAGAAGCCATAAACTATGGCACCTTCACCATAAAGTCAGACATGTGGTCCTTTGGAGTCCTGCTCTATGAGATTATCACCTATGGAAAAATACCATACCCAG GTATGACCAAAGGAGAGGTGATGTCCTCGATACAGCGTGGCTACAGAATGCCTCAGCCTGACAACTGTCCCGCTGAGCTCTACAACATCATGCTGTCCTGCTGGAAAAACAGACCAGAAGACAGGCCCACCTTTGACTATTTGCAGAGCGTCTTGGAAGACTTTTACACCGCCACAGAGGGGCAGTACCAGCAACAAACATAG